Proteins encoded together in one Anticarsia gemmatalis isolate Benzon Research Colony breed Stoneville strain chromosome 1, ilAntGemm2 primary, whole genome shotgun sequence window:
- the LOC142973434 gene encoding uncharacterized protein LOC142973434 isoform X1, which translates to MHHLYPLAKGDPLCPLGFHPQVRWPTRCKRCFRDYKEHGGTVRKKEDDFTASTPSLSTWNTPSSRSRDEDNGVEVEKVGRGWASSTNLSSIEPKKDAFSTGFNRTSASWTSTPDLGANETDSTNAVTVSLKLPKRRLTGPLPSLDTGQNNTTDTVTLRRPSPSPPPAAAVQTQITISKGDSLAERVRKGQPYPGVPYSWAPDPGGRRSIMQLLKSQNSFEKESSIEKEREKRSLSRSKEVQQEEKTVRAKEDRTSTKDDVNFMMQVKNSRNSSASSKPPARGGPSKEKDESDDDTSTAGTVTTETTLVDVNVKEYQEQIESLKQEMETLRRRCERVEKEKSDILLRRLANIDTVNKYSTGRSSEVLKLQQKVNELTSQNEDLKDEKKHLTLKIREVESELESRPSVEAQARQIEQLRAKLLAAETLCEELMDENEDMKKELRDLEEEIEEMQDNFREDQADEYSSLRRELEQTIKNCRVLSFKLKKTERKAEQLEQEKAEHEKKLLEIVGGQEGLKRENRIKELEQEVARSTEVALRLQRELAEANTKLPATPGAPASNVKKNQLTDGKVSRSSLTRGGSQEDPAQLLRDLQDSLEREADLREQLRNAEEEASRYRHRGEARRIRPQLIPQSSRSDPISPQLLANENEKFEPKTIERILEMQLALEKSLSSLDSSPSSIGVNQITQSPQDLIVSYSEGCQTDTVLLHDVMTDTRKITLDSIVQSTIDLLEMYTQTESAFMKNKVIQTEFMGIHNFAQTDKQKLRNANVQTPTKLYSDKGLQAVNGHKEYVDACTETITVLNEEDNIFGDDLEIINNALEYRGIVCKDQSDSPPLTPDKTPESRSPYPLPFVSLFSPLAVRMPNIGRKLSPTPPSNKLDINEKGGKDEEDPAELRLLLELNEQEASVLRRKVEEMEQDRDSLKKQVKELTDKIASQPKTNSTVTLRRTSNAKGNNLAAEKVKVLEDEIADLRKKLIEKERDCERLHAELSLAQKKPKASLIKSKSLDGDQQNVDLKRQLQVIEQEANVLRSKTQSLEADNEKLQAENKKLQLLKNAKSLKSDKSIEQSATKISQLEKELQEALGKIKEFENKEKDEKIEPKKVRFGGELNNKKDSDALKTELDKLKLSFNKAEKEKAQLQASLKALKEDAIKSFKPRVPKKPTDLTTKLQMKKMVDELENEIGEMYVIMKNAGLSGTEISTRAQLEKDIEDVRSKLSRNDSEFTNEKNRLQTEIAKLKDLNTKLEGDKTDINKKLKTLEKENNNVSNQCKTLQEEKANLESQINKLNSDLKNATSLQTTMSDCMKKIEDLKKDMDVKDKEIEKLKKQVELVNKLEQDKQKLLKEVGDKAKKIGELEKKLKEADEKYKRIEKQLAVRKDRVAKLEKELSQEKEQTGALADSHRRISIDYTSEKDQMQAKLFKTESKLISLESDIKEMKDDYENKITNLESTIAAKEIHIKQLEEALRDTSNQKYDEAISSVEMAQMQDKLERTTRDLEEKQVELGNVKQDLNSTQKELTTLQSEMSQLKSEITKLENAKKDQDSKLQAEKKESSYWESKASEMDTDLQAERKKIERMRTAHDKDIKNKEAELATLKGKLKILEQSSGAGAKKISDLKQEYEETVKKLEHSLAVEKAEYEELTGKYEILEEEHVVTKARLTVEKEQAQGELIHVQKELNSALDEIKTLQDNYETQSSAWTKEKTELQNSISSLQDRLCGGGWEVERARLNAKLEQRERELRTANDQRDVLEHHHDQAKKELEEARRKLEDYERVSKIQRNLTTENAELEGELSALNTRLEQAEASRKHELGEMKLRYEGQMNTMREELKSLHNQVSRFRRERDNYKQMLDAAQKSMSEIKNGEKNARTPRTSISSTDEEEYRNKVATLEQQTACLEDELCEARLLASKLNTELVSERSAAEVRFAEMQSRLNEYEEERLLSSGRARVAGLATRMELAWHKERDEQQRLLQETSTLARDLRQTLFEIEREREKERLDMKRRIEQLKRTTEEETEEAKKKVTELQCDLLELRDAHAKLRTANEKLRRDKERHDRDRDQNKLLVGSLKRAQQEDDRIITQLLETIDDLMKQSPELFRSDASVKPEKTLATPTPPRRNRSSKSRSRSATPETGTNGMEAANTAARLRRLTDELRASRIAERQRRHQATARRAMSTEPRDTLSVSPATRNPSRAPSLKKRSISLEQTTKEQGSIWKSMDEGSVSSMQSLDGDDGRLFTMQRDTSLDSRLSGGSAQSEVLPSEKKKKKSIFGKLKKLTKSRSIDDQVDSTGVVDFRPIGTVSQGSDSDMSAAGSRRDLRGRLSDMFSRKGQMSRGNSKEQSPERPASAMGSMSSTSSRPPLRVASSSTLTRSSPAKPDVPRPASATPAAKRKGK; encoded by the exons ATGCATCACTTGTATCCTCTGGCGAAGGGCGACCCGCTGTGTCCGCTGGGCTTCCACCCGCAGGTGCGGTGGCCGACGCGTTGCAAGCGTTGCTTCCGCGACTACAAGGAACACGGCGGGACGGTCCGCAAGAAAGAGGATGACTTTACCGCGTCCACCCCCAGCCTCTCCACGTGGAACACGCCGTCGTCACG AAGTCGTGATGAGGATAATGGCGTGGAAGTGGAGAAGGTCGGCCGAGGCTGGGCGTCAAGCACGAACCTTAGCTCAATCGAACCCAAGAAAGACGCCTTCTCCACGG GGTTCAACAGAACCAGTGCATCGTGGACGTCGACGCCGGACCTGGGGGCCAACGAGACCGATAGCACGAACGCAGTCACCGTCAGTCTGAAACTGCCCAAACGACGGCTTACAGGACCTCTGCCGTCGTTAGATACGGGGCAAAATAATACGACTG ATACGGTGACGTTGCGACGACCATCACCATCTCCTCCGCCGGCGGCTGCGGTGCAAACACAAATCACCATAAGCAAAGGCGACTCGCTTGCAGAACGCGTGCGAAAG GGGCAGCCCTACCCTGGGGTGCCGTATAGCTGGGCGCCGGATCCTGGGGGGCGCCGAAGTATT ATGCAGTTACTAAAATCTCAAAATAGTTTTGAAAAGGAATCAAGTATAGAAAAAGAGAGGGAAAAGAGAAGTTTATCTAGAAGTAAAGAAGTTCAGCAAGAAGAAAAGACTGTTCGGGCGAAAGAAGACAGAACTTCAACAAAAGACGATGTTAACTTTATGATGCAG GTGAAGAATTCCCGCAATTCATCGGCAAGCTCCAAGCCACCCGCGCGGGGTGGACCTTCCAAAGAGAAAGATGAGTCGGATGACGACACTAGCACCGCTGGCACCGTCACCACCGAAACTACACTCGTCGATGTCAATGTTAAGGAGTATCAG GAGCAAATAGAAAGTTTGAAGCAAGAAATGGAAACTCTTAGAAGACGCTGTGAGAGGGTAGAAAAAGAGAAGAGTGATATTCTGCTACGAAGGCTGGCGAACATCGACACAGTGAACAAGTACAGCACGGGACGATCGTCAGAGGTTCTCAAACTGCAGCAGAAGGTCAACGAGCTGACGTCACAGAACGAAGACCTCAAGGACGAGAAGAAACATCTCACGCTGAAGATTAGGGAAGTTGAGAGTGAACTTGAG TCTCGGCCATCAGTAGAAGCGCAAGCACGGCAGATAGAACAGCTTCGAGCGAAACTATTAGCCGCGGAAACCTTGTGCGAGGAGCTGATGGACGAGAACGAAGATATGAAGAAAGAACTGCGGGACCTCGAAGAGGAAATCGAGGAAATGCAGGACAACTTCAG GGAGGACCAAGCCGATGAATACTCGTCATTAAGAAGGGAATTAGAGCAGACAATAAAGAATTGTAGAGTTTTATCGTTTAAGTTAAAAAAGACTGAAAGGAAAGCCGAGCAACTTGAACAGGAGAAAGCTGAACACGAGAAGAAACTTTTAGAG ATAGTCGGCGGTCAAGAAGGCTTGAAACGTGAGAATCGCATCAAAGAGTTGGAGCAAGAAGTGGCGCGGTCGACCGAGGTGGCGTTGAGGTTACAACGGGAGCTGGCTGAAGCCAACACCAAGTTACCCGCCACGCCGGGAGCACCGGCCTCTAATGTTAAGAAGAACCAACTTACTGATGgg AAAGTGTCGCGTTCATCTCTAACCCGGGGTGGAAGTCAGGAGGACCCAGCCCAGTTACTCCGAGACCTTCAGGACTCATTGGAACGAGAGGCTGACCTCCGAGAACAACTACGTAATGCTGAGGAGGAG GCTAGTCGATATCGACATCGCGGCGAAGCCAGAAGAATCCGTCCACAACTAATTCCACAATCATCCCGTTCTGATCCAATCTCACCTCAACTTTTAGCTAACGAAAATGAAAAGTTCGAACCGAAAACTATTGAGAGAATACTTGAAATGCAACTCGCATTAGAAAAAAGTTTATCATCTCTCGACAGTAGTCCATCATCGATCGGTGTAAACCAAATCACTCAATCTCCACAAGATCTTATTGTTAGTTATTCTGAAGGTTGTCAGACGGACACCGTTTTACTGCATGATGTTATGACTGACACTAGGAAGATAACTCTCGACTCCATTGTTCAAAGCACTATTGATCTTTTAGAAATGTACACCCAAACAGAATCTGCATTCATGAAAAACAAGGTCATTCAGACTGAATTTATGGGAATTCATAACTTTGCACAAACTGACAAACAGAAACTAAGAAATGCTAATGTGCAGACGCCCACTAAGCTTTACAGTGACAAAGGCTTACAAGCTGTTAATGGTCATAAAGAATATGTAGACGCTTGTACAGAAACGATTACCGTTCTTAACGAAGAAGATAACATTTTTGGGGATGACTTAGAAATCATTAATAACGCCTTAGAATATAGGGGCATAGTTTGTAAAGATCAATCGGACAGCCCCCCTCTTACTCCAGATAAAACGCCGGAATCTCGATCTCCATATCCCTTACCCTTCGTATCTTTATTCAGTCCGTTGGCTGTAAGAATGccaaatatag GTCGTAAGCTGTCACCAACGCCTCCATCAAATAAACTTGATATTAACGAAAAAGGTGGAAAAGACGAAGAAGATCCAGCTGAACTTCGTCTCTTACTTGAACTTAACGAACAG GAGGCATCAGTACTACGACGAAAGGTGGAGGAAATGGAGCAAGACAGGGATTCTCTGAAGAAACAAGTCAAAGAGCTAACGGATAAAATCGCCAGTCAACCAAAAACGAATTCAACTGTCACCCTTCGTAGGACTTCCAATGCTAAGGGCAATAATCTAGCAGCAGAAAAAGTCaag GTACTAGAAGACGAAATAGCAGATTTAAGGAAGAAACTTATAGAAAAAGAACGAGATTGTGAAAGACTACACGCTGAACTTAGCCTAGCACAAAAGAAGCCAAAAGCCTCACTCATCAAAAGCAA GTCACTGGACGGCGACCAACAAAACGTCGACCTTAAACGACAACTCCAAGTCATAGAACAGGAAGCCAACGTACTACGTTCCAAGACACAGAGCTTAGAAGCTGATAACGAGAAACTGCAAGCAGAAAACAAAAAGTTACAG CTATTAAAGAACGCCAAGTCCTTAAAATCCGATAAATCAATAGAACAAAGTGCAACAAAAATAAGTCAATTAGAAAAAGAACTACAAGAAgctctaggaaaaataaaagaatttgaaAATAAGGAAAAAGATGAGAAGATAGAACCTAAGAAGGTTAGATTTGGTGGAgaacttaataacaaaaaagataGTGACGCACTTAAAACAGAATTAGACAAATTGAAACTAAGCTTCAACAAG GCGGAGAAAGAAAAAGCTCAATTACAAGCCTCATTGAAAGCCTTGAAAGAAGATGCAATCAAATCGTTCAAACCGAGAGTTCCAAAGAAGCCTACTGATTTGACAACCAAACTACAAATGAAGAAGATGGTTGACGAATTAGAAAATGAAATAG gAGAAATGTATGTGATTATGAAAAACGCTGGCCTCTCCGGCACTGAAATAAGTACAAGAGCACAATTAGAGAAAGACATTGAAGATGTAAGATCGAAACTATCCAGAAATGACTCCGAGTTCACGAATGAGAAGAATCGGTTACAAACTGAGATTGCTAAACTAAAGGACCTCAATACAAAGTTAGAAGGTGATAAAACAGATATAaacaagaaattaaaaacactagagaaagaaaacaataatgtaTCGAATCAATGTAAAACTCTACAAGAGGAGAAAGCTAATTTGGAgtcacaaataaacaaactcaatTCTGATCTCA AAAATGCAACATCATTACAAACGACAATGTCCGACTGCATGAAGAAAATTGAAGACCTCAAGAAGGATATGGATGTTAAAGACAAAGAAATTGAAAAGTTGAAAAAACAAGTTGaacttgttaataaattagaacAGGACAAACAGAAATTGCTCAAAGAG GTTGGAGACAAAGCTAAAAAGATAGGTGAGTTAGAAAAGAAATTGAAGGAGGCCGATGAGAAATATAAACGAATTGAGAAACAACTAGCCGTCAGAAAAGATCGCGTCGCCAAATTAGAGAAAGAG CTTTCTCAAGAGAAGGAGCAGACCGGAGCATTAGCCGATAGCCATCGGCGTATTTCTATTGATTACACTAGTGAAAAAGATCAAATGCAAGCAAAACTCTTTAAGACCGAGAGTAAACTTATATCATTAGAATCTGATATTAAAGAAATGAAAGACGACTACGagaataaaataactaacttgGAATCAACTATAGCTGCCAAAGAAATTCACATTAAACAACTG GAGGAAGCCTTACGAGATACTTCCAATCAAAAGTACGATGAAGCGATATCGTCAGTTGAAATGGCACAAATGCAGGATAAGTTAGAGAGAACAACTAGAGATCTTGAAGAGAAGCAGGTGGAATTAGGAAATGTCAAACAAGATCTGAACTCGACTCAGAAGGAACTTACAACTCTACAATCCGAAATGTCACAATTGAAGTCTGAGATAACTAAGTTAGAAAATGCTAAGAAGGATCAAGACAGCAAATTACAAGCAGAAAAGAAAGAATCCAGTTACTGGGAGAGTAAAGCTTCCGAAATGGACACAGATTTACAG gcTGAACGCAAAAAGATCGAGCGCATGCGTACCGCGCACGACAAAGACATTAAGAATAAAGAAGCTGAGCTGGCAACACTCAAGGGCAAACTGAAAATTCTGGAACAATCATCCGGTGCTGGTGCTAAGAAAATATCTGATCTCAAACAGGAATATGAAGAAACTGTTAAAA aaCTGGAGCATTCACTTGCTGTAGAGAAAGCTGAATACGAAGAATTGACTGGCAAATACGAAATATTAGAGGAGGAGCATGTCGTAACTAAAGCTAGACTAACCGTAGAAAAAGAACAGGCTCAAGG tGAACTAATACATGTCCAGAAGGAACTAAATTCAGCAttagatgaaataaaaactCTTCAAGACAACTATGAGACGCAGTCTTCAGCGTGGACTAAAGAAAAGACTGAACTCCAG AACTCGATATCATCACTACAAGATCGCCTTTGTGGTGGTGGTTGGGAGGTCGAACGTGCGCGGCTGAACGCTAAATTGGAGCAACGGGAGCGTGAATTGCGTACCGCAAACGACCAACGAGATGTTCTGGAACATCACCATGATCAAGCCAAGAAAGAG TTGGAGGAGGCCAGAAGAAAACTGGAAGACTACGAAAGAGTGTCCAAGATTCAGAGGAACTTGACAACAGAAAATGCAGAATTAGAAGGCGAATTGTCCGCTCTGAATACAAGACTTGAACAGGCTGAAGCGTCAAGGAAGCATGAGCTTGGAGAAATGAAGTTGCGATATGAAGGCCAGATGAATACTATGAGGGAAGAATTGAAATCGCTGCACAACCAG GTATCAAGATTCAGGAGAGAAAGAGACAACTATAAACAGATGTTGGATGCAGCACAGAAGTCGATGTCAGAGATTAAGAACGGTGAAAAGAACGCTAGAACACCGAGAACATCAATATCTAGTACTGATGAG GAGGAATACCGCAACAAAGTGGCGACACTGGAGCAGCAGACGGCGTGCTTGGAGGATGAGCTATGCGAAGCTCGTCTATTGGCTTCCAAACTTAACACCGAGCTCGTTAGTGAAAGGTCTGCAGCTGAAGTTCGCTTTGCTGAAATGCAATCCAGACTCAACGAG TACGAAGAAGAAAGATTGCTGTCATCGGGAAGAGCACGCGTGGCAGGTCTTGCAACGCGAATGGAGCTTGCTTGGCACAAGGAACGTGATGAGCAACAACGTTTGCTGCAAGAAACCTCTACGCTCGCTCGAGACCTTCGACAGACACTCTTTGAG attgaACGTGAAAGAGAAAAAGAGAGGTTAGACATGAAGAGACGGATAGAACAGTTGAAGAGAACAACTGAGGAAGAAACCGAAGAGGCGAAGAAGAAG GTGACAGAATTGCAATGTGATTTGCTCGAGTTGCGTGATGCCCACGCTAAGCTGCGCACAGCTAACGAGAAGTTACGTCGCGACAAAGAACGTCATGATCGTGACCGCGATCAGAACAAACTTCTTGTTGGTTCACTGAAACGGGCACAGCAG GAGGATGATAGAATAATAACGCAACTACTAGAGACAATAGACGACTTAATGAAACAGAGTCCCGAGCTGTTCCGATCAGACGCATCAGTCAAACCAGAGAAGACGTTAGCAACGCCCACTCCACCAAGAAGGAATAGG TCATCAAAGTCTCGATCACGATCAGCCACACCGGAGACAGGCACCAATGGTATGGAGGCTGCGAACACTGCCGCTCGCTTGCGACGCTTGACTGATGAGCTGCGAGCATCGAGGATAGCTGAACGACAGCGCAGACATCAAGCCACCGCCAGAAG AGCTATGTCAACGGAGCCCAGAGATACACTCTCAGTGTCACCGGCCACACGAAATCCCTCTCGAGCCCCATCACTCAAGAAACGATCAATATCTCTTGAACAAACTACTAAAGAACAG ggCTCGATATGGAAGTCTATGGATGAGGGTAGTGTATCCTCAATGCAGTCGCTTGATGGAGATGATGGACGCCTATTCACAATGCAAAGGGATACTAGTCTCGATAG TCGGTTGTCAGGAGGATCAGCTCAGAGTGAAGTGTTGCCTTCagagaagaagaaaaagaagagtATATTTGGCAAATTAAAGAAGCTGACAAAATCTCGTTCTATTGACGATCAAGTTGATTCCACAGGAGTTGTAGACTTCAGACCGATAGGCACGGTTTCGCAG GGTTCAGATTCAGATATGAGCGCCGCGGGCAGTAGACGAGATTTGCGAGGTCGCCTCTCAGATATGTTCAGCAGAAAGGGACAAATGTCACGCGGCAACAG CAAAGAGCAAAGTCCCGAACGGCCAGCGAGTGCGATGGGCAGTATGAGCAGTACATCGTCGCGGCCGCCACTACGAGTTGCTAGTAGCTCCACGCTCACACGGTCATCACCTGCTAAACCG GATGTGCCGAGACCAGCGAGTGCCACCCCCGCGGCGAAGAGGAAAGGAAAATAA